The Leishmania mexicana MHOM/GT/2001/U1103 complete genome, chromosome 31 DNA segment ATAGCATGAATCGTGTCCGTGTGagtcgtggcggtggtaaCGGTGATGTTACCCCCTGCATCTTCCTGCAGCACACGCTGGGTAGCGCTGGGGATCCAGTGGTCGGTTGTGTACTCTAGCTCCACGGTACATCCAGCCGGCAACTCGGACGCGCTGTTGGTAGTGGCGGCAAAGGTGGCGGTCAgtcgcgaggaggaggggccagAGGCGTCGTCGTTCGTCGCTTCCTCACGGGCAGCAGCAATGGCGGCTATCGAGGAAGGTGACATCTCCTCCAACGAGATCACCGGCGGCGTTTGCACACCATCGGAGGGCATCAGCGGGTCAGCGTCCGAAGCCAAGAAGTGGGCGGAGGCTGCACCAGATCCGcaaccgccaccaccggcggtggCTCGAAGGGCATCGATTGTAGCCGTGTTCCCTTCAAAAAGTGCGGTCGCTCTCGAGGTGGCTGACGTGTCAGCCAATGCACCCGTGGCTTtggcggcaggcggcggtgatgccgcgCCCAGTGCGGAGGCCGTCCACTCCCCCGCGCGTTTCCACTGCACCACACCGGCGCCACAGGTGCCACCCCTGCCGTTGTCGTGGTCATGGCTCTCCTCCCTGTCGCCTTTTGCTTCGTCAGCGAAGTGCACAGTCCGGGCCGCAGCCTGAGCGCTcgtcgcagcatccgcctcaTCACCCTCATCAGAGTTCACGTACACAAAGTCGTCGACGCAGGTGAGCTCAAACTCGTCATGTAGTGCCTTCAACTCCTTCGCGGTCAGCTGCTTGACAGCGCGGTCGATCTCCGTCTCCGAGATGAGCGGTGGGGACTTGAGAACGGTAAAGGGGTCGATGCGAACGCTGCGAAGACTGCTGCCCTCCGGCACCTTGCCGGCGGCCGAGGACACTTCACGGAAGCGGTTCCACGATGCCAAGAGGTTCTCAATGGAGTCCAACGTCGGGGTCACTGTAGAAAGGTAAACGTGCGTGCGGTCGTGCAACTCCTGTGCATCATGCGGTACCGCATGCTGCGGTGAGCCGTCAGAGGTGAGAGTCATTCGTACTGAGCCAGGAACGACTacgtatatgtatatatctatacatgtatatataaatatgtgtgtgtgttgctgtgCTACTTGAAAGGTGGAGCAGGAGCCGAAGAAATGCGCCACCTCAGGCAAAACGCCGGCCGCACAGCGGGGCAGTGGGGAAGAGAAAGATCGATGCCGAGCGCGAGTGCGCAGGCGAGTACCACGACCCGCCAACACCCCAACACACAGCACCTACGCACTTGCGACGTACTgtaacaaaaaaaaaaagaaacaaagaaaGCGCGCAATGTCGGGgaacaaaggaaaaagatGAAGATGGTAAAGCAGCGGCGAACGGAGAAAGACACGCAAATAGAGCAGCAAGCAgacgacgcgcacgcgtgccgagacacacacacacagacgtaAGGGCTGTGAGAGAGttcggcgaggaggggaaaCGAGAAGCAGTAACAGCAGTGTAAAAGAAGGTACTTTACGCGACGGACGAGGTCGATACCAacgcggagaagaagagatGCGATGGGGTCAatacggaggaggaggaggtaaaATGCAGAAAGAAAAGCGCAAAAAAACAAGAGAAGGAAGGGGAGCGCAGACTGTGAGCAAGACAGTGCTACGTGGGAGAGACAGCGGGAGAGTAAGAAGAGAGTGGGTGCGGGAGCAAATCACGCAGTCTATCTGTTTTGGGGGTAGAAGAAGCGCTGCTCTTCCAGCGGTTCTCCTGCGTTGAATGCTGTGGTGCGGTTGTTGCTTTACGTTTGATGCAAAGATTCCTGCTCTAGTGCGCAGAAGGTGGCTGAACGGAGACGAACCCGGTGCCCCGTGGGCGTGTTTGTTGTGTTGGGGTATGTATCTGTTGCTGGGAGAGTGAGCCACAAAGACGTTCTGGCGAAAAATGCGTGCAACCCAGCGAATACTGTGAAATTTGCAGCGAAGCTGACTCCtgttttttttatttttcaGAGAGGCGGTCGAGCTCTTGCGCGCAGCCGGCTACGGGAGCTGTAACGGGAGCAGCAAGTGAAGGACGTCGAAAGGAGAAAGGCGGACGAGAGGCGGAAAACGGAAAAAAGTGATGGGGAGCTGTCGGAGGCGATGCAAGGGGGTCCTTCAAAACGTCTCTCCTAATGGAGAGCAGGGGGGCAGCGTGATTTgagccgctctctctccccgcagCGACCACACATAAAGTGGCACAACGGAAGAAGATGAAGCGTGTCGCTCTCTCCATTATAGGCGAAGCACACCAGGCCGCGTGCAAGGCGAGCCCACCTGACGATGCTGCTCTCCCATCTGTCATCAGTCAAGAATATCGGCACAAGGTGTCAAAAATAAAATAAAGAAGCAGCGGTGCAATGATCTCTTCTCATGCATACGCGGAGCCTACGACGAACACGAGTCAATGCACTGGTGCAAGCACGACAGAATCACGCTGGACTCCACTACTCATAGCGGATGGACACCGTTTCCTTGTGGGGCTCCCCTTGTGTGTTCGTTGGGgcgtggagggggtgtggggaggagggtgaagaggaggaggaggagggtgattGTTGTTTCTTCGTACTGTTCGTATTGGAGTgcaacgacacacacacacgcatgcacacgagTACCACGCAAAAAGGAATAGAAgcatgggggaggggggaggggagggattTTGGTACATAGGTGTACCGAAGACGAGGAGCAAACACAGACAGGAGTTATCTGAAcagcagcaaaaaaaaagaaaagaacgacggaggcggtgcaaAAAGACGAATTACATGGAAtcacacacagcagcggacAGGGACGAGGCGCGGATGCCGTTATGTGAGGCGGGTAAACCCCCGCACATCACAAGGTATACACGCGCGATTAGATGAATCGCGTAAAAGAATCCCTCGCACGCAAGTAAttggtgtgtatgtgtgtgtgtgtgccttcgTTTTGCCTTTCCTCCTCACCTCTTCGCGCTATGCATGTGTCTATctgtgtctgtatgtgtgtgtgtgtgtgtgtgggtgtgtgtgggtgtctgcGTCGGTTTCTCCGCATCTCGGCCCAGacaaaggaaaacgaaaaccaaaaaaatgaaaaaaaaggcagtGCGATGCGTGTGGAGGCACGCGAAATGAGGCCGAATGAATACGCACAAAGATGTCAaacgagagaggagagagaaaatcCTTGGAAAGGCATTCAACAGTGAGGTCTGATACGCCATGCCGCAACGGAAGAGCACAGGCACCTACACTtctgcacagcagcagcagcacacacacacagacacgcgaaACTCAGCCCAGCCTCTATAACCAAGCACAGCCTTCACAGCCTGTCTGTTCTCTCttctcacacacacatgcattcTGTGCATCGCCCCCCCCGGAGAGCAACGAGAAGCGAAAACAATAGAACTGTGTGCCAAGCATACCGTTTATCGACGCATCcattctctgccacacaACAGGCGTTCCATTCCGCTCTACCTGCCCGCCCCAGGCCCACCTTGCGTGGTGCGAAGGAGCCGTGGACACGCGCGGTACAGCAACGCCGACTCCGCCATCTGAGAGTACGACCCCTGCCTCCAATTCTGCCCGCCCTCTCCGCCGGTTGCCTCACGGCTGCTTCCATTATGCCGATCGCCACCTGGTGCGTCCCCCTCGGGGCGGCTCAGACTCACCACACCAGTGGGTAGTGCGAGGGTCGGAGGTGAGATGTGCTCGAGTCGCGCGGACACTCTGTCtatcacatggatggcacaaacgtgctcactgtcgcaggttgctccgacgcaacgccgtccaggaccccaccgccgacatcagcagcgatgcatcgctctggcCTCCTCTATGTCGCAAGTAcctgaccctgtcaccaccagaaaGTGGCTCTGGCGTTGACAGGAATTAGGGAAGCTGCTCGGATTCTACACACAGAGTGAAGGTGCTGAACCTTGACACCACACACTGCGGTGTCCTCACGACATCCGGGTAAAGTAACTAAGAAAGCCGTGAGGCAAAGAAACGCAAGGCGAGTACATGCAGAgccccttccccaccacacacacacacatgcacacggtAGAGACCTGCCGGTGACCGCCTCACATCTTCGccttgcgccgccgccttaGCAGGGAAAAAAAAGTTATATAAAGTACAAAGGGTTAAGTACAGCTCCAAGTGCCCCTCGCAGCGGATGCACCGCACTTTAAGCCCGTGTCTTATTCGGTTAGCTCAGCTATCACCGCGGCCGTCAAGTAGCCTGAGCTGACGACAATGACTCAGACAGACGACGTCTTTCGTGTGGCATTTGACAGTGCGCGCCTGCACAATATCCCCGTTACGCCGCGAAGAACGAGCGACGATTTCCTGAGTCGCTGGACAGACTCATGATGCTGCGCAAGGCACAGTGCATGAACGGGAAAACGAGCAGCATGCCGTCCACACGATCCAAAATGCCACCATGCCCTGGGATAATGAAGCCCGCATCCTTTACGCGTGCAGCACGCTTCAGCAAGGACTGCAGTAGATCTCCGCATACGCCGAGCACCCCCATGATGGCGCCGAGGAATAGCCACAGAGCGACGCTCTGGAACGCCGGGTCCACAATGTttgccgccggcgcagcaaACAACCCCCAGTAAAACCAGAACATGAGGCCGGCAAAGGTCACTGCATTCATAACCACACCTGCCACGGCACCTTCCACTGACTTGTTGGGGCTAATGGCACGGTGAAGATGGTGCGgactgcgcagcagcatcctcACAAGCCCACTCGCCTCCTTTAGCGGCCGCTTCCTCGGCTGGTTCGCCGCCCCCGCGGCTGGCGGCTCATCGCCAGCCACATCGTAGATCTCCCCGTATCGCTCTCGGGCGATGGTGAGGCTACGCCCCACCACGAGCGCGGCGATGTCGTTCAAGAAGTTGCCGATCAGCGTTGAGGAAAGCCACGGAATGCCGACGTCAGTGATGTGGTACACAAAGAGCGGGGTGGTTATGCCAGCAATCCACAAAATGCCAAAGATATCAAGGCAGAAATCAAGGAACTGCTCCGTTGGCTGTCGCTCTGCGATCATGTGCAGCTCCATCGAGAGAAAGTATTCGCGCTGTGCCTTGGCCACCCgctccttcttcgccgcaCTCTGGTCCGTCAGAGACAGGTCCGGCTCAGTCTTGGAtactgccgcagcggtgggggCATCACCGCCGTTACAAACGGCGCCGACCGCCCCGCAGGAGCTGTCCTGCCAGCCGGAGGATAACTGCTGGCTCAGCCGCTTCACCGCGTGCTCCACCTTGAGCTCCAGCCGATTATGCGCCGTCAGCGTCAcaacgacgaagacgacgaagTAGAACTCGAGCGTGACAAGAAAAGCCCCCTCGCCAGTGTATGCAgcaagcggcagcagcgcccagCCAAGGTGCTTCAGAACATTGTAGAGGGAGATTGGCGCCACTGGCAGGTCGTACTCTTCGGGGCAGAGTGGTACCCCTTCAATGCaaggcgatggcggcggcggtcgagCGACCAGGTCGGCCAGCAGTGTGAGAGGCGGCATCGGCGATTGAAGCGCGGGCATCGCTGTATTCTCCATTGACATGAGCAGTGCCACCTTGAGGTGGCGCTTAAGGCCGCACCACTCGATGCCGCACATGAACGTGGCGAAGAAGGTGAGTATTGCAGCGCAGCGCTCCGAATAGCCGCTAAAGGCGAGGATAGCCGGGGCAACGGTGCAGATGGTCACCGTCCGCGTCTGAATGTTGGTGAGACCGATCCGGTTGCGTGCCGGGCTCCCCTTTCCAGGTAGGCCTGCGGTCGTCCTGTAACCGTCCATTTCTTAGCAAGAAGCAGGAAGAATGGGAAGAAAGCGTGCTGctccagagagagagagagagaccgctGTGGCCCCGGTGCGCAAGACGCGAGCGGCAAAAGGAAGACGAAAACGAGCCAAGGAAAGGAACGAGAGAGTGAAGAGATGCACACATGTATGGTAAAGCTGTGGGATCCCCACGGGCAGCTTACGAGCGTCTCTTGagcatatacatatatatatatatatatatatatatgtatacgtatgtgtgggtgggtgggtgggtgggtgtatgtgtgtgtgtgtgtcgtgaATAGATAATGtgaggagaaagagagcaacACGGATAAacatcaaaaaaaaacgtagTGGAAAGGACTTGAGAGacacaggggaggggaggggtgtatgcgtgtacGCGACGCGTCAGGGGCTACGACGGTGGTCGCGTTCTGTGATGCGGTTTCTACGAATCTTGCGTATGTGATCGTCTACTGGCATGAAAGTGAATCGATGATCTGACCCTTTACGCCGTGCCAACAATGGACCCTATACGTGGTCGTTGATTCgtgggtggggaaggggggcgcgTGCGAGCCCGTTGCCAGAAGAGAAACGCCGCGACAGCAGTATGCAAGAGCGACAAGATGAAGCCGAAAGGATCCGGTGGAAAGAGCGAGccagagaagaggagagatgGTCAGGAGGAGTGAGCTGTCGCGCCCGATGTGGGAGAGGTGATGAGGTGGCATTCGAGGCCAAGTGAACGTcaagcgcgtgtgtgcatgcatccatgtgtgtatgtgtgtgtgtgtgtgtctgcgtctgcgtctATGTAGGCACGGGTGGGTCACCTTTTCAGCGCGCGCCCTTGAACGTACTCGTTTAAACAATCTCCTTCACCAGCCGCGGGTCAGCCGCCCTGACACATCTCGCCGCTCAGAAAAAGCGCTACAGCTTGCGTTCTCGATAATGAGAGAGGGAAATGAAAGAAAAGTAGAAAGCGAGGCCCAGTTAGCGTAAGCAAGGAGACGACAGAGAAAATACATCTGCCGTTCTTGttttgccgccgccgtcccccccccttcacgACGAGAGCGTGCGTCCACAAAACGCTGACGGAGGTTTGCGTCTTCCGggtaccgctgctgccgcacgtgTACAAAATATCACCAGAGAAGAAGAAAGGCTAAGAGTGACATAATCGGTGGGAAACATAAGAAAGAGCACCCGAATAGAGAGGCACCGGTACCCACATACTGCATCCATGGACTGGTGCAGTctacctcccccccccaacatCGTCACCAGTAGGAGCATCATCAGGAACAGCGAGCAGCAGAGAATGAAACACAAGGAAAGGGTAAAGAAGCAAACCAAAGTCCAGGTAAGGAGACAGGCACACAACACAAGCCCACCAATACACATGTATACATGTGCATGCTTGGCAAAACACGGGGAAAAAGGCAAACAGCAAAGCACAGAAAGCCCAAGATGATCAAGCGAGCATCCGGCGGAAAGGGATATGAAAAGAACAAGAAAGCCGAGCCACACAGCTGTGGAGGAGTGGCAGcctcgcagctgcaggaacagcagcaacagtggAGAGATGAGCCGctctccagcgcctgcgaAGATGTTCGGCAAAAAGAACGGGGAGTTCCCTCTTGCAGTGCCTGCTGAGTAAGCCCATGCGACCATCGCTGTATTGGAGTATCTCGACGCAGCACACCAGAAAGCAAAAAACCCGTGGTCCCTCCTCATCGGCTCCCCCACACCACCCTGGCTTCCGATTCGTTGAGCTTGAGAGCCGTCTTGCCTGgcgccaccccctctctctctccctgttcTTTGGCTGGGCCCCTTCCCCATTCCGCCACCCCGCTGCTACAACCAGGCATTCACGCAATCCGGGCCCTttcaaaagaaaaggagcgTGAAGTAGTGGTACGCCAAGGCAATGATCGCCGCCCAGAGAATGGAAGCACTTGTGATGCTACCGCCGTGCACTACGCGCCACAGGCGTCGATCACCACGATGCCACTTGCCGAAGACGGATACGTGGAAGAGCAGCTTCACCACACCCCAGTGAATCTCCTCTTCAGAGTTGAGGCTCTCGCCGGGCACAGCGTCATCGGATGCGGGAGCGGTCGCTGGGCTGTTCGGGGCAGCAGAAGGACTTGCGGATGCAGCCACACTTTCACCGCTAGCTGCCCCCTTCGCGGGTGATTTCGGcgcggagacggcgctgctcgccttTCCCTGGCTACCCACACCACATGCCTCCAGCACGAACCCCACAAAAGAGAAGGAGCTGTGGTGTTGCAGCACGACATCGGGCGAGTTGATGCTGCCGTCAGCGCTTCCACGGAAGAGGCGGATTGTTGCATTAAGGTTCCTGTTGTAGAAGCGAGCTGTCTCTGCGTCCAGCAGCTCGtactcctccccctcttcctcgccactgctgctcaTGCCGGGAGCTGACCGGCCGCCGTCCGCATCGTCGCTGTGGTACTCTGACGCGTATCGACGCTTCACCCTCAACGTTGGGGGATTGGGCGACAATGCTTTGTCTACGGTACCGCCTGCAGTCGATGCTCCTTGCATCGATGCAGTGGAAGCCTCTGTCggttgcagcagctcctgcaaGCGCTCCCACAACACTGCAGCGGCTTGCTTACCCCCCTGAGTGGTTAGCCCGCACGGGGTGCGACGGGTCCGACGTCCGCGACTCTCCATCAGCAGTGGCTTAAGATCCCAAATGCGGACAcactgcgtgtgcgcgtggccgG contains these protein-coding regions:
- a CDS encoding phosphatidate cytidylyltransferase-like protein; its protein translation is MDGYRTTAGLPGKGSPARNRIGLTNIQTRTVTICTVAPAILAFSGYSERCAAILTFFATFMCGIEWCGLKRHLKVALLMSMENTAMPALQSPMPPLTLLADLVARPPPPSPCIEGVPLCPEEYDLPVAPISLYNVLKHLGWALLPLAAYTGEGAFLVTLEFYFVVFVVVTLTAHNRLELKVEHAVKRLSQQLSSGWQDSSCGAVGAVCNGGDAPTAAAVSKTEPDLSLTDQSAAKKERVAKAQREYFLSMELHMIAERQPTEQFLDFCLDIFGILWIAGITTPLFVYHITDVGIPWLSSTLIGNFLNDIAALVVGRSLTIARERYGEIYDVAGDEPPAAGAANQPRKRPLKEASGLVRMLLRSPHHLHRAISPNKSVEGAVAGVVMNAVTFAGLMFWFYWGLFAAPAANIVDPAFQSVALWLFLGAIMGVLGVCGDLLQSLLKRAARVKDAGFIIPGHGGILDRVDGMLLVFPFMHCALRSIMSLSSDSGNRRSFFAA